A region from the Mycolicibacterium phlei genome encodes:
- a CDS encoding ABC transporter ATP-binding protein, translated as MTAMIEVSDLHVAYRHVEAVRGVSLRVDEGEIVTVLGLNGAGKTTLLQAIVGRVRPKRGRITFLGEDITRASMTSIARRGIALVPEGRHIFPRMTVAENLRLAATTDRGRPDAAAKLASALDRYPALTSLMDRPAGLLSGGEQQQLAIARALLTDPRLLILDEPSLGLAPSITDRLFETIAELRAEGTTILIVEQNVGRTLAIADRAYVMARGVVTLAGTASEVMEREDISSHYFGEA; from the coding sequence ATGACGGCCATGATCGAGGTCTCCGACCTTCATGTCGCGTACCGGCATGTCGAGGCGGTCCGCGGCGTCTCACTACGCGTCGACGAGGGCGAGATCGTCACCGTCCTCGGGCTCAACGGCGCCGGCAAGACCACCCTGCTGCAGGCCATCGTGGGGCGGGTGCGGCCCAAACGGGGCCGGATCACGTTCCTGGGTGAGGACATCACCCGGGCGTCGATGACCTCGATCGCCCGGCGCGGTATCGCGTTGGTGCCGGAGGGACGGCACATCTTCCCCCGCATGACGGTCGCCGAGAACCTGCGGTTGGCGGCGACCACCGACCGGGGTCGCCCGGACGCCGCCGCGAAACTGGCCAGCGCGCTGGACCGTTATCCCGCCCTCACCTCGCTGATGGACCGTCCCGCGGGGCTGCTGTCCGGCGGCGAACAACAGCAACTCGCGATCGCCCGCGCGCTGCTGACCGATCCGCGCCTGCTGATCCTCGACGAGCCGTCGTTGGGCCTGGCCCCCAGCATCACCGACCGGCTGTTCGAGACGATCGCCGAGCTGCGGGCGGAGGGCACCACCATCCTCATCGTCGAGCAGAACGTGGGCCGCACGCTGGCGATCGCCGACCGCGCCTACGTGATGGCCCGCGGCGTGGTGACGCTGGCGGGCACCGCATCCGAGGTGATGGAGCGCGAAGACATCAGCAGCCACTACTTCGGGGAGGCCTAG
- a CDS encoding hotdog domain-containing protein, protein MTEVVHRRYVSYGDAHYAGGLVDGAYVLRIFGEVATELSILTEGDEGLLAGYEAVDFHAPVLAGDLLEVTGRIASVGRRSRRLELEAYVTARSDNSERESGAVALAEKMLVTSAVAVLVVPDREK, encoded by the coding sequence ATGACCGAGGTTGTGCATCGCCGCTACGTCTCATACGGAGACGCCCACTACGCGGGCGGACTCGTCGACGGCGCGTACGTCCTGCGAATCTTCGGGGAGGTGGCGACCGAGCTCAGCATCCTCACCGAGGGCGACGAGGGGCTGCTCGCCGGCTACGAGGCGGTGGACTTCCACGCGCCGGTGCTGGCCGGCGACCTGCTGGAGGTCACCGGCCGGATCGCCTCCGTCGGCAGGCGCAGCCGGCGGCTGGAGCTGGAGGCCTACGTCACCGCGCGCTCGGACAACTCCGAGCGGGAGTCCGGCGCGGTGGCGCTGGCGGAGAAGATGCTGGTGACCAGCGCCGTCGCCGTCCTGGTGGTGCCGGACAGGGAAAAGTGA
- a CDS encoding hydantoinase/oxoprolinase family protein codes for MRIGIDVGGTFTDLIMAEEDGSNTTAVKTLSTSSPADGILTALSKGEVDLSAVTTLVFGSTIAINALVENKAAPVGTISNVGFRDVLELRRIWREHLFGSFWQRPAAMVPRRLRREVACRINVAGEETQPLDTEGLLAQARFLVDNGVQSIAISFLHSHLNDVHERQARDLLAAEFPDLCVAISSEESPEIGEYERMSTTVVAAALKPLLAQELSTLEDALRRQGMRGDIHVMKSNGGVMSIAAAQRKPHELVQSGPAGGVAAARRWGAALDLPNLITLDVGGTTADVSLIRAGKATMARRMELEWDVPVRVSLVDIHSVGAGGGSIAWVDAAGRPRLGPGSAGSRPGPACLGRGGTQTTVTDAALLAGWLNGGNFAGGEIPLDASLSSEAVRSGGLSPALGAATDGEAGAAVLALAANAIAEKIRALTVKHGEDPRDYALFVYGGAGGLFGADVADSLGVGRVVLPPNSSVLSAWGGLLADEEHDYARTVLCAIGDVDFAHLDTLARGMLDQARVDFGSDEFEADFLFDLRYEGQSHELTVPGGVPVTAETLRAAADEFTRLHQHHYGHIRPEDRVEIAALRLHAHRPLLADESRLLAAPAGDGTGELRPAAARRVYRHPRQVADWPVVSRDAMRPGHTVAGPAVVEDATSTLVVPAGWGVEVGKLGEINVIKQGSTS; via the coding sequence ATGCGTATTGGTATCGATGTCGGCGGCACCTTCACCGACCTCATCATGGCCGAGGAGGACGGCTCGAACACCACGGCCGTCAAGACGCTGTCGACGTCCAGCCCCGCCGACGGCATCCTGACCGCGCTGAGCAAGGGTGAGGTCGACCTGTCGGCGGTGACCACCCTGGTGTTCGGCTCCACCATCGCGATCAACGCCCTGGTGGAGAACAAGGCCGCGCCGGTCGGCACGATCTCCAACGTCGGCTTCCGCGATGTCCTTGAGCTGCGCCGGATCTGGCGTGAGCACCTGTTCGGCAGCTTCTGGCAGCGCCCGGCCGCCATGGTGCCGCGCCGGCTGCGCCGCGAGGTCGCGTGCCGCATCAACGTGGCCGGTGAGGAGACCCAGCCGCTGGACACCGAGGGGTTGCTGGCGCAGGCGCGGTTCCTGGTCGACAACGGTGTGCAGTCGATCGCGATCAGCTTCCTGCACTCCCATCTCAACGATGTCCACGAGCGGCAGGCCCGCGATCTGCTGGCCGCGGAGTTCCCCGACCTGTGCGTGGCGATCTCCTCGGAGGAGAGCCCGGAGATCGGCGAGTACGAGCGGATGAGCACCACCGTGGTGGCCGCCGCGCTCAAACCGCTTCTGGCGCAGGAGTTGTCCACACTCGAGGACGCGTTGCGGCGGCAGGGGATGCGCGGCGACATCCACGTGATGAAGTCCAACGGCGGCGTGATGAGCATCGCGGCCGCGCAGCGCAAACCCCACGAACTGGTGCAGAGCGGCCCGGCCGGTGGCGTGGCCGCGGCGCGGCGCTGGGGCGCGGCCCTGGATCTGCCCAACCTCATCACCCTCGACGTGGGCGGCACCACCGCCGACGTCAGCCTGATCCGGGCCGGTAAGGCCACGATGGCGCGCCGGATGGAACTGGAATGGGATGTCCCGGTGCGGGTTTCGCTGGTCGACATCCATTCGGTCGGCGCCGGTGGCGGTTCGATCGCCTGGGTGGACGCTGCGGGACGGCCCCGGCTGGGGCCCGGTTCGGCGGGTTCGCGCCCGGGGCCGGCGTGCCTCGGCCGCGGCGGCACCCAGACCACGGTCACCGACGCGGCGCTGCTCGCCGGTTGGCTCAACGGCGGCAACTTCGCAGGCGGCGAGATCCCGCTGGACGCGTCGTTGTCGTCGGAGGCGGTGCGCTCCGGAGGCCTGTCGCCCGCCCTCGGGGCGGCCACCGACGGTGAGGCCGGCGCCGCGGTGCTGGCGCTCGCCGCCAACGCGATCGCCGAGAAGATCCGTGCGCTGACCGTCAAACACGGTGAGGATCCCCGCGATTACGCGTTGTTCGTGTACGGGGGAGCGGGTGGTCTGTTCGGCGCCGACGTGGCCGACAGCCTCGGCGTCGGGCGGGTGGTGCTGCCGCCGAACTCCTCGGTGCTGTCCGCGTGGGGCGGCCTGCTGGCCGACGAGGAACACGACTATGCGCGCACCGTGCTGTGCGCCATCGGCGACGTCGACTTCGCACACCTGGACACGCTGGCTCGCGGCATGCTCGACCAGGCCCGTGTCGACTTCGGCTCCGACGAGTTCGAGGCCGACTTCCTGTTCGACCTGAGATACGAGGGTCAGTCGCACGAGCTGACCGTGCCGGGCGGAGTTCCGGTGACCGCCGAGACGCTGCGCGCGGCCGCCGACGAGTTCACCCGCCTGCACCAGCACCACTACGGCCACATCAGGCCCGAGGACCGGGTGGAGATCGCCGCACTGCGCCTGCACGCACACCGGCCGCTGCTGGCCGACGAGAGCCGGCTGCTGGCCGCACCCGCCGGCGACGGGACCGGCGAGCTGCGGCCCGCCGCCGCGCGTCGGGTGTACCGGCACCCGCGCCAGGTCGCCGACTGGCCGGTGGTCTCGCGCGACGCGATGCGGCCCGGCCACACCGTTGCGGGGCCGGCGGTGGTCGAGGACGCCACCTCCACGCTCGTCGTCCCGGCGGGCTGGGGCGTGGAGGTCGGAAAGCTCGGGGAGATCAACGTGATCAAGCAGGGGAGCACCTCATGA
- a CDS encoding branched-chain amino acid ABC transporter permease — MAGRALLDRFRAPALTPVGLIAVVTVVFGVASISGSVATTNAAVLLLIHVVLVVGLYSFVGPSGIMSFGHTGFMAVGAYTAALLAMPAGPKQTRLPGLPQVISGSQFTLTTALLCAALAALLVAAVSGAVMMRLNGLAAGIATLALMVVVHVVVGQWTAVTAGPGSLVGVPVWTTAAVAWLTAVLAILVVYAFQQSSTGLKLRASREDELAARASGVRIYRLRLVAFVLSAVIVGAGGALFALRVSVLSPDAVYLDVTFLTIAMLVVGGMRSLTGAVFGVVVLSVVAEVVRRLEAGFQLGSLVIPELPGLRQIAVALILLCVLLLRPNGLTSGRELHQLVGGKSRNS; from the coding sequence ATGGCCGGCCGTGCTCTTCTCGACCGGTTCCGTGCACCGGCGCTGACCCCGGTCGGCCTGATCGCCGTCGTCACCGTGGTTTTCGGCGTTGCGAGCATCAGCGGCTCGGTGGCCACCACCAACGCCGCGGTACTGCTGCTCATCCACGTCGTGCTGGTGGTCGGGCTGTACAGCTTCGTCGGGCCCAGCGGCATCATGTCCTTCGGGCACACCGGGTTCATGGCGGTCGGCGCATACACCGCCGCGCTCCTGGCGATGCCCGCCGGCCCCAAACAGACCCGGCTGCCCGGTCTGCCGCAGGTGATCTCGGGCAGCCAGTTCACCCTGACCACCGCGCTGTTGTGCGCGGCGCTGGCCGCGCTGCTCGTCGCCGCCGTCAGCGGTGCGGTGATGATGCGGCTCAACGGCCTGGCAGCCGGCATCGCGACACTGGCCCTGATGGTCGTGGTGCACGTGGTGGTCGGGCAGTGGACCGCGGTCACCGCGGGACCGGGATCGCTTGTGGGCGTGCCGGTGTGGACGACGGCGGCGGTGGCGTGGCTGACCGCGGTGCTGGCGATCCTCGTGGTGTATGCGTTCCAGCAGTCCTCGACCGGGCTCAAACTCCGCGCGTCACGCGAGGACGAACTCGCCGCCAGGGCCAGCGGGGTGCGGATCTACCGGCTGCGACTGGTCGCGTTCGTGCTCAGCGCGGTGATCGTCGGCGCGGGCGGCGCGCTGTTCGCCCTGCGGGTCAGTGTGCTCAGCCCCGACGCGGTCTACCTCGACGTCACGTTCCTGACCATCGCGATGCTCGTCGTGGGCGGGATGCGGTCACTGACCGGAGCGGTCTTCGGTGTGGTGGTGCTGTCGGTGGTCGCGGAGGTGGTGCGCAGGCTGGAGGCCGGCTTCCAACTCGGTTCGCTCGTGATCCCCGAGCTGCCGGGCCTGCGCCAGATCGCCGTGGCTCTCATCCTGCTGTGCGTACTTCTGCTGCGCCCCAACGGACTGACGAGCGGACGGGAACTGCACCAGCTGGTCGGCGGGAAATCACGGAACTCGTAA
- a CDS encoding hydantoinase B/oxoprolinase family protein, protein MTTELGVAPDPVTQQVLEGAFVAICAEMGDVTIQTGNSSVLVDGRDFSCALLDADCRLVASANFDPSHLSAMAFTTEYAYMDFGRENLRPGDVIVVNDPYRAGGHLPDMCVIRPIFFGEELIGTAIVRAHHIDVGGMAVGGFAGTAVSVYQEGIRIPPVHWFRAGVEQSDVMDLILLNVRFPKDQLGDYRAQLAATLRGEQRVLELCEKFGRDTVTAAMRLTQEHSEQLMRAIIGEIEDGTYRFVDFIEDDGATGRPYRIAVEVTIRGSDAVVDFTGTSPQAPGPINSSYTNTVSACMNAFLQIIGPEVTFNHGCFRPVTLIAPRGSLVNPVAPAPVMGGVAETSLRIIDVVTGALAQSGARAVSAAGYGTTQNLTGGGYDPRQGKDIGFYIFLEGGWGATAWRDGWNCTPNASSNFQDYPVEILEQTLPVEYLGVSLYEGSGGAGTFRGGFGTVRTFRINTGGVVLSALAERHLLRPWGLFGGQPGAPSSIEVKLPGDDDFLPFTERFGTTSPSKFANIELPEGTVLRLRQGGGGGYGDPFERDPEAVRIDVEDGLVSPEDACEQYGVVVEFVDGRPRVDVAATTAVRSLPRTDTTADRYFGVATVTDRYAEADRAAVPADELPVQVRASITRTDELFEAVRAAVAAGELPAEVLDGATSPFGHPTARDFWDEYALRRWLARRGYDVKGRTAGDRGIG, encoded by the coding sequence ATGACAACGGAACTCGGTGTGGCACCGGACCCGGTGACCCAGCAGGTCCTCGAAGGCGCGTTCGTCGCGATCTGCGCGGAGATGGGCGACGTCACGATCCAGACCGGGAACTCGTCGGTCCTCGTCGACGGGCGCGACTTCTCCTGCGCGCTGCTCGACGCCGACTGCCGCCTGGTGGCCTCGGCCAACTTCGACCCCAGCCACCTGTCCGCCATGGCGTTCACCACCGAGTACGCCTACATGGACTTCGGCAGGGAGAACCTGCGCCCCGGTGACGTCATCGTGGTCAACGACCCCTACCGGGCCGGCGGGCATCTGCCCGACATGTGCGTGATCCGGCCGATCTTCTTCGGCGAGGAGCTGATCGGCACCGCGATCGTGCGGGCCCACCACATCGACGTCGGCGGTATGGCGGTCGGCGGCTTCGCCGGAACCGCGGTCAGCGTGTACCAGGAGGGCATCCGGATCCCGCCGGTGCACTGGTTCCGCGCCGGGGTCGAGCAGTCCGACGTGATGGACCTGATCCTGCTCAATGTCCGCTTCCCCAAGGACCAGCTCGGCGACTACCGCGCCCAGCTCGCCGCCACCCTGCGCGGCGAACAACGCGTCCTCGAGCTGTGCGAGAAGTTCGGTCGCGACACCGTCACCGCGGCGATGCGGCTCACCCAGGAGCACTCCGAGCAGCTGATGCGGGCGATCATCGGTGAGATCGAAGACGGCACATACCGTTTCGTCGACTTCATCGAGGACGACGGGGCCACCGGCCGGCCGTACCGGATCGCGGTCGAGGTGACGATCCGGGGCAGCGACGCGGTGGTGGACTTCACCGGCACCAGTCCGCAGGCGCCGGGCCCGATCAATTCCTCCTACACCAACACCGTCTCGGCGTGCATGAACGCCTTCCTGCAGATCATCGGGCCCGAGGTGACGTTCAACCACGGGTGCTTCCGGCCGGTCACGCTGATCGCGCCGCGCGGCAGCCTGGTCAACCCGGTGGCCCCCGCACCGGTGATGGGCGGCGTCGCCGAGACCTCGCTGCGCATCATCGACGTGGTGACCGGGGCGCTGGCCCAGAGTGGTGCGCGCGCCGTCAGCGCCGCCGGGTACGGGACCACCCAGAACCTCACCGGCGGCGGCTACGACCCGCGGCAGGGCAAGGACATCGGGTTCTACATCTTCCTGGAGGGCGGCTGGGGCGCGACGGCGTGGCGCGACGGGTGGAACTGCACCCCCAACGCCTCCAGCAACTTCCAGGACTACCCGGTGGAGATCCTGGAGCAGACGCTTCCCGTCGAGTATCTGGGCGTCTCCCTGTACGAGGGCTCCGGCGGTGCGGGCACCTTCCGCGGGGGCTTCGGCACCGTGCGGACCTTCCGGATCAACACCGGCGGCGTCGTGCTCAGCGCGCTGGCGGAGCGGCACCTGCTGCGGCCGTGGGGGCTGTTCGGCGGACAGCCCGGAGCGCCGTCGAGCATCGAGGTCAAGTTGCCCGGCGACGACGATTTCCTGCCGTTCACAGAACGATTCGGCACGACGAGCCCGTCGAAGTTCGCCAACATCGAGCTGCCGGAGGGCACGGTGCTGCGGCTGCGGCAGGGCGGTGGCGGCGGCTACGGTGATCCCTTCGAACGCGACCCCGAGGCCGTCCGCATCGATGTGGAGGACGGGCTGGTGTCCCCGGAGGACGCGTGCGAACAGTACGGCGTGGTGGTCGAGTTCGTGGACGGCAGACCGAGGGTCGACGTCGCCGCGACCACGGCGGTGCGCAGCCTGCCCAGGACCGACACCACCGCCGACCGCTACTTCGGCGTCGCGACGGTCACCGACCGCTACGCCGAGGCGGACCGGGCGGCGGTGCCCGCCGACGAGTTGCCGGTGCAGGTGCGCGCCAGCATCACCCGCACCGACGAACTGTTCGAGGCCGTGCGCGCCGCCGTCGCCGCCGGGGAACTGCCCGCCGAGGTGCTCGACGGCGCCACCTCACCCTTCGGCCATCCCACCGCGCGCGACTTCTGGGACGAATACGCTTTGCGCCGTTGGCTGGCCCGGCGCGGGTACGACGTGAAGGGCAGGACCGCGGGCGATCGAGGAATCGGATGA
- a CDS encoding branched-chain amino acid ABC transporter permease, translated as MQEVLQFLVNGLAIGGTYALVTLGLALLFSVMRLINFAYGVLITAGGYIMYLTAGVPWIGQAVLVIAGTALLSVLMERVAFGPIRDADGNTLLITSFAISYLVQNILFTTVGSRPRALAMPDFLTGSVSVLGVSINKADLATILAAGVALAVVTVVIQKTVLGLRIRAVAEDSTMTQLLGIRPGPVLMLAFALSGALAGVASLFYLAKGALVTPTIGNDLILIAFVAVVVGGMGSLVGAALGGLLLGMISGALQTLLPAQIVQFRDAFLFVLVIVVLLIRPQGLIAARGNKERV; from the coding sequence GTGCAGGAGGTTCTCCAGTTCCTCGTCAACGGGTTGGCCATCGGCGGCACCTACGCCCTGGTGACCCTCGGGCTGGCGCTGCTGTTCAGCGTGATGCGGCTGATCAACTTCGCCTACGGTGTGCTGATCACCGCCGGCGGCTACATCATGTACCTCACCGCCGGGGTGCCCTGGATCGGCCAGGCCGTCCTGGTGATCGCAGGCACCGCACTGCTTTCGGTGCTCATGGAGCGGGTCGCGTTCGGGCCCATCCGGGACGCCGACGGCAACACGCTGCTGATCACCTCGTTCGCGATCAGCTACCTGGTGCAGAACATCCTGTTCACCACCGTCGGGTCCCGCCCGAGGGCACTGGCCATGCCGGACTTCCTCACCGGTTCGGTCTCGGTGCTCGGCGTCAGCATCAACAAGGCCGATCTCGCAACGATTCTCGCCGCCGGCGTGGCGCTGGCCGTCGTCACCGTGGTCATCCAAAAGACCGTGCTGGGTCTGCGCATCCGCGCGGTCGCCGAGGACTCGACGATGACGCAGCTGCTCGGGATCCGGCCGGGCCCGGTGCTCATGCTCGCCTTCGCGCTCAGCGGCGCGCTGGCCGGGGTGGCGTCGCTGTTCTACCTCGCCAAGGGGGCGCTGGTCACCCCGACGATCGGCAACGACCTGATCCTCATCGCGTTCGTGGCCGTCGTCGTCGGCGGGATGGGCAGCCTGGTCGGCGCCGCGCTCGGCGGGCTGCTGCTGGGCATGATCTCCGGGGCCCTGCAGACACTGCTGCCCGCCCAGATCGTGCAGTTCCGGGACGCCTTCCTGTTCGTCCTGGTGATCGTGGTGCTCCTGATCCGGCCGCAGGGACTCATCGCCGCCCGAGGGAACAAGGAGCGAGTGTGA
- a CDS encoding 3-keto-5-aminohexanoate cleavage protein — MSGVFITVAPTGAESGKDDNPHIPLQPEEIVAEAVACERAGAALIHIHGRDRSGAPTLDLGILGEIVAGVREQTNLIVQLSTGGSVHDPFADRLRVLELQPESCSLTCGTVNFGADVFSNPLPFIEELYQAALERRVLPEFELFDFGHIATLHRLLDRYGPPAQGVVHCNLVMGVPGGMPGDPRTLVAAQSQLPQGCSWSATGIGRTALPVLLTAMALGGNVRVGMEDVLRFSATELVSSNVQLVERAAEVARIGQHDLMDAARTRAVLGLAEPG, encoded by the coding sequence GTGAGCGGAGTCTTCATCACCGTCGCACCGACCGGTGCCGAGTCGGGCAAAGACGACAACCCCCACATCCCGCTGCAGCCCGAGGAGATCGTGGCCGAGGCGGTGGCCTGCGAGCGGGCCGGGGCGGCGCTGATCCACATCCACGGCCGCGACCGCTCCGGCGCCCCCACCCTCGACCTCGGGATCCTCGGCGAGATCGTCGCCGGCGTCCGGGAACAGACGAACCTGATCGTCCAGCTGTCCACCGGCGGCAGCGTCCACGACCCGTTCGCCGACCGGCTGCGCGTGCTGGAACTGCAGCCGGAGTCGTGCTCGTTGACGTGCGGCACGGTCAACTTCGGCGCCGACGTGTTCAGTAACCCGCTGCCCTTCATCGAGGAGCTGTATCAGGCGGCGCTGGAGCGCAGGGTGCTACCGGAGTTCGAGCTGTTCGACTTCGGTCACATCGCGACGCTGCATCGCCTGCTGGACCGCTACGGCCCGCCCGCGCAGGGCGTCGTGCACTGCAACCTGGTGATGGGCGTGCCCGGCGGGATGCCCGGTGACCCGCGCACCCTGGTGGCCGCGCAATCGCAACTGCCCCAAGGGTGTTCGTGGTCGGCGACCGGTATCGGCCGCACCGCGCTGCCGGTGCTGCTGACCGCCATGGCACTGGGCGGCAACGTGCGGGTCGGCATGGAGGACGTGCTGCGGTTCTCGGCGACCGAGCTGGTGTCGAGCAACGTCCAGCTCGTCGAACGCGCCGCGGAGGTGGCCAGGATCGGCCAGCACGACCTGATGGACGCGGCGCGTACGCGCGCAGTGCTCGGCCTGGCGGAGCCTGGGTAG
- a CDS encoding CYTH domain-containing protein, with product MSDHTGEDIGADDFEFERKFFVPELPAVAAADPTPNLIVQAYLFAADGYAVRIRVQRRAPEDLGIGIDAILAQPHDESIGTMTAKGPAVGGTRYEAERQLDPLVAAEIVRRADHVIAKVRYSVWLGEDGWVLDRFLGANAPLVLAEVERGGPVVDLTIPAFCASEVSEDDRFRNEYLAFHPFGTWADAYRGELATEGPRFLDSLGHNQFEC from the coding sequence ATGTCCGACCACACCGGGGAAGACATCGGGGCCGACGACTTCGAGTTCGAGCGCAAGTTCTTCGTCCCCGAGCTACCGGCCGTCGCCGCCGCGGATCCCACGCCGAACCTGATCGTGCAGGCGTACCTGTTCGCCGCCGACGGCTACGCGGTGCGCATCCGGGTGCAGCGCCGCGCCCCCGAGGACCTCGGAATCGGTATCGACGCGATCCTGGCGCAGCCGCACGACGAGTCGATCGGCACCATGACCGCGAAGGGTCCCGCCGTCGGCGGCACCCGGTACGAGGCCGAACGCCAGCTCGACCCGCTGGTCGCCGCCGAGATCGTGCGCCGCGCCGACCATGTCATCGCCAAGGTCCGGTACTCGGTCTGGCTGGGCGAGGACGGCTGGGTGCTCGACCGGTTCCTCGGCGCCAACGCGCCGCTGGTGCTCGCCGAGGTCGAGCGCGGCGGTCCCGTCGTGGATCTGACGATCCCGGCGTTCTGCGCCTCGGAGGTCTCCGAGGACGACCGGTTCCGCAACGAGTACCTGGCGTTCCACCCGTTCGGCACGTGGGCCGACGCGTACCGCGGCGAGCTGGCCACCGAAGGGCCGCGGTTCCTCGACAGCCTGGGGCACAACCAGTTCGAGTGCTAG
- a CDS encoding TetR/AcrR family transcriptional regulator, with translation MSTSQSDSARQEIRTAALHLFSTVGFHGTGIRRIAEEAGVSLATLYHYMKTKEDLLVEILMENILTLLREAEIALQGKVSGVDRLVALVEVHVRIHTEQRLQCIVSDTELRALAGERRASIVKYRDDYEALWRNAIDSAVQDGSAVVSDVAIATKSLLEMCTGVAHWYRPDGRLDLASLTDIYIELCLNALGVPKAKRKNL, from the coding sequence ATGAGCACGAGTCAGTCGGATTCGGCACGCCAGGAGATCCGGACGGCGGCTCTCCATCTGTTCAGCACGGTGGGGTTCCACGGCACCGGTATCCGCCGGATCGCCGAGGAGGCGGGCGTCTCACTGGCGACGCTCTACCACTACATGAAGACCAAGGAGGATCTGCTTGTCGAGATCCTCATGGAGAACATCCTGACGTTGCTGCGCGAGGCGGAGATCGCGTTGCAGGGCAAGGTCAGTGGTGTGGACCGGCTCGTCGCGCTGGTGGAGGTCCATGTCCGCATCCACACCGAGCAGCGGCTGCAGTGCATCGTCAGCGACACCGAGCTGCGCGCGCTGGCCGGTGAGCGGCGCGCCTCGATCGTCAAGTACCGCGACGACTATGAAGCCTTGTGGCGCAACGCCATCGACTCCGCCGTGCAGGACGGCAGCGCCGTCGTCAGCGATGTCGCCATCGCCACCAAGTCGCTGCTGGAGATGTGCACGGGTGTCGCGCACTGGTACCGGCCGGACGGCAGGCTCGATCTGGCCAGCCTGACCGACATCTACATCGAGCTCTGCCTCAACGCGCTCGGCGTCCCGAAGGCCAAGAGGAAGAACCTGTGA
- a CDS encoding ABC transporter ATP-binding protein: protein MSGLRVVLGGVTAVDDVSFAVSQGEILGLIGPNGAGKTTAVNAISGYLRPTSGRVTLDGSDITGWAPERLVRAGIARTFQGARLFGQLTVLENVRVPALIRRRGRAATRLAEQILEQLGLAGRAGEPAQDQPAGVQRLLGLARALAAEPRLLLLDEPAAGLNDDESAELSQLLRNLARDSDIGVLIIEHDMSLIMGLCDRLHVLNSGRTLFSGAPQDARRNPEVIEAYLGSTA, encoded by the coding sequence GTGTCCGGACTGCGTGTGGTCCTCGGTGGGGTCACCGCGGTCGACGATGTCTCGTTCGCAGTGTCGCAGGGCGAGATCCTCGGGCTGATCGGCCCCAACGGGGCCGGTAAGACCACCGCGGTCAACGCCATCAGCGGATACCTGCGGCCCACCAGTGGGCGGGTGACACTCGACGGATCCGACATCACCGGTTGGGCCCCGGAACGGTTGGTGCGCGCGGGCATCGCACGCACCTTCCAGGGGGCCCGGCTGTTCGGACAGCTGACTGTCCTGGAGAACGTGCGCGTGCCCGCGCTGATCCGCCGGCGCGGCCGGGCGGCGACCCGGTTGGCCGAACAGATCCTGGAACAGCTGGGCCTCGCCGGACGTGCCGGTGAACCGGCCCAGGACCAGCCCGCCGGTGTGCAGCGGCTCCTGGGCCTGGCGCGGGCGCTGGCCGCCGAACCGCGGCTGCTGCTGCTGGACGAGCCCGCGGCGGGCCTGAACGACGACGAGAGCGCCGAGCTCTCGCAACTGCTTCGAAACCTGGCTCGGGACAGTGACATTGGGGTTCTCATCATCGAGCACGACATGAGCCTGATCATGGGGCTGTGCGACCGGCTGCACGTGCTGAACTCCGGTCGGACGCTGTTCAGCGGGGCTCCGCAGGACGCGCGGCGCAACCCCGAGGTCATCGAGGCCTACCTGGGCAGCACGGCATGA